One window from the genome of Vespula pensylvanica isolate Volc-1 chromosome 11, ASM1446617v1, whole genome shotgun sequence encodes:
- the LOC122632790 gene encoding uncharacterized protein LOC122632790 isoform X1, which produces MGFMYLFMLSLRCKIVHMDDLRSACNKCRSERFREVIVISVKKKMILVSDINIIRSFIILSRYAPLYEESSVSDNQPYTIIIQLPKREEKRRNRYYEKYYDRDDTHEYTGNEHYNDRDEDFGSRAFHIGEKKVQIKVTEDAGSKVHIKVSRIDDDKGIEIADKNNTTVLTTPIFLSSKLLPTHTAETNLLTFKPPLFFQRHIQGI; this is translated from the exons ATGGGTTTCATGTACCTATTCATGCTTTCACTCCGTTGTAAAATCGTGCATATGGACGATTTACGATCGGCTTGTAATAAATGTCGATCAGAAAGATTTCGAGAAGTTATAGTTATTagcgtgaaaaagaaaatgatacttgtaagtgatattaatataatccgCTCGTTCATAATACTTTCTAGATATGCGCCTCTCTACGAAGAATCTTCAGTCTCGGACAATCAACCATACACGATAATTATCCAGCTACCCAAACGTGAAGAAAAACGTAGAAATCGTTATTACGAGAAATACTACGACAGAGACGATACTCACGAATACACTGGAAACGAACATTATAATGACCGCGACGAGGATTTTGGTTCGAGAGCATTTCATATCGGTGAGAAGAAAGTACAAATTAAA GTTACAGAAGATGCAGGTTCAAAGGTGCATATAAAGGTATCAAGAATCGACGACGACAAAGGAATCGAGATAgccgataaaaataatacgaccGTATTAACGACGCCAATATTTTTGAGCAGCAAATTATTACCAACTCATACTGCAGAGACAAATTTGTTGACTTTCAAGCCaccattattttttcaaagacaTATACAGggtatttaa
- the LOC122632790 gene encoding uncharacterized protein LOC122632790 isoform X2 yields the protein MEFVELFEVHKYIRSYKFYNPKSRGRSRWISRSPKYYGAKKSTKNHYYSRPGYPRYAPLYEESSVSDNQPYTIIIQLPKREEKRRNRYYEKYYDRDDTHEYTGNEHYNDRDEDFGSRAFHIGEKKVQIKVTEDAGSKVHIKVSRIDDDKGIEIADKNNTTVLTTPIFLSSKLLPTHTAETNLLTFKPPLFFQRHIQGI from the exons ATGGAATTCGTGGAACTGTTCGAAGTACACAAATACATAAgatcatataaattttacaatccAAAGTCACGAGGACGATCACGTTGGATCTCTCGTTCGCCGAAATATTATGGAGCAAAAAAATCTACAAAGAACCATTATTATTCTCGTCCTGGATACCCAAg ATATGCGCCTCTCTACGAAGAATCTTCAGTCTCGGACAATCAACCATACACGATAATTATCCAGCTACCCAAACGTGAAGAAAAACGTAGAAATCGTTATTACGAGAAATACTACGACAGAGACGATACTCACGAATACACTGGAAACGAACATTATAATGACCGCGACGAGGATTTTGGTTCGAGAGCATTTCATATCGGTGAGAAGAAAGTACAAATTAAA GTTACAGAAGATGCAGGTTCAAAGGTGCATATAAAGGTATCAAGAATCGACGACGACAAAGGAATCGAGATAgccgataaaaataatacgaccGTATTAACGACGCCAATATTTTTGAGCAGCAAATTATTACCAACTCATACTGCAGAGACAAATTTGTTGACTTTCAAGCCaccattattttttcaaagacaTATACAGggtatttaa